The genomic segment GGGGAGGACGGGAGCGGAAAATTGGCTTCCATGAGCGTTACAGTTCCTGCAAGTCCATGAACACCCGCCGCGATTGCAGCACATGTCCGTTGAGATGGTGGGCCAGCAGTTGCCGCATCAACAGCTTGCTCTCGGCCAGAGTACGAGGATCCCGATAGTCATCGGCCTCCAGGTCCAGCAGGGTCTTGCCGGCCAAAGAGGGGAGGCCATCATTTTCCTGGGCGGCCACGGCGCCCCGCTCCACCAGGTAGAGATAGCGTCGGTCCGGCCGGATCGGCGTGCCATCTGCCTCCCGATCCAGGCTCAATCCGTAGCCGATTTCCTTCAGCAGAGATTTTTCGAAGCGGCGCAGTTCCGGCGCATCCGCCCCATCGCCGGCCAGGGCCGCCAGGGCTTCCCCGTAGGCGTCGAACAGGCTGGGATGGGCATCCTCCCGGGGCAGCAGCTTTTGCAGCAGTTCGTTCAGATAATAGCCC from the Denitratisoma oestradiolicum genome contains:
- the recO gene encoding DNA repair protein RecO — its product is MSVKQRQDDQQAFLLHTHPYSETSLILDVFSRDHGRLALLARGARRPRSALRGVLIGFQRLELGWFGGGEVKTLAKAEWMGGLPLLTGRCLLLGYYLNELLQKLLPREDAHPSLFDAYGEALAALAGDGADAPELRRFEKSLLKEIGYGLSLDREADGTPIRPDRRYLYLVERGAVAAQENDGLPSLAGKTLLDLEADDYRDPRTLAESKLLMRQLLAHHLNGHVLQSRRVFMDLQEL